A region of the Leptospira inadai serovar Lyme str. 10 genome:
TCTCCTACTTGGAAGTCTTCGAACTTTCTCACTTGGATTCCTCCTTTGTAATGTCTGTTTCGAACTCCCGTTTTGATACCATTCGCGCAGGATTTCCGACATATACGCCGTAAGGCTTTGTATCGCCCTGAAGTACTGCATTCGGAGCGACGACCACTCCTTCCTCGATTATGCTTCCGCCTAAGATAACTGCCCCGGCGCCGATATGGCTAAACTTCTTGATATGGATGGGTGATAGGATATCCTGTTCGAAGTTTTTTCCCTCGTGCGAGATAGTGATGATCATTACTGACGGAGCAATCCGAACCCCTTCCTCGATAATAACGGAAGCATTCGAACTGATATAAACATCCCTGTTAATTTGAACCTTATCGTCGATCTTCAATCCATTAGGCGACTCTACCCAAACGTTTTTACGGATGACGCAGGAGCCAAAAATAGGAATATTCACTCCCGTTAGCCGCCATAGCAGAGGACGAAAAATCGAGAAGATAAGAAAGTCGGGAAGAATATTCGCAAAACCGAAAATAAAAACGCTTCTCAGTCGAAAAAATAAATCTACCCAAATAGCATGAAGAAACAATCGAAAGAACGAATATAACCTAAGAAGCATACTGATGCGAACGTTTAAAAGTATTAAACTTTTCCCTTAATTATCGTATCGAGATTGATCCAGAACCTTTCGGCAACCTTTCCATCAATCTTAAAAAAGAAATCTTGGATCGTTTGATCGATCGTTCGATCTGCAAGAAAAGATTTCGGCTTCTGTCGATAGTGCCTTAACAAATCTAATAGCTCCGACTGGGTTTCAATCCAAGGAATACCGGGTTCTTGTTCAACTGCGGGCGGTATATCGGGATCGAGAACTCGAATCGCCGGGACTCCTAGATAAACGGACTCCAGAGCTATACCGGAAAAGCCGGTTAAGACCGCCGTCGAAGTCGGAATTAAATCCTTTGTGGACATCGACGGAATTCTATCCAATGAAATTCTGATATCGTTTTCATCGATAATTTTCTTTATATGACTTTCAGGAACAATCGGATGCTTCGACAAGACTAGGCGCCAACCGTCTATCGAATCGAGTCCTGAAAATAATCTCAAGATCATTTCCTCATCCCCGATCGAAGGAGCCAAGACCAGAACGTTGGTTCCCCGAATCGGTTTCTTTTTCGATTTCCGAATCTCTCGTTTTAATGCATAAAGACTATCGTATTTAAGACATCCTATTTTTACGATTCTTTCCTTGGGATAATATTCTCTTAATATATCTTCGAATTGTTTACCATGAATAAAATAATAATCAGGCATCGGAGATAGGAAGTCGTCACTATTGTCCGGTAATTTATTAAATTCCGAATATCTATGATACAAACCTAATTTATTACGATAAGCCGTAGCGTGCTGAATTGTCACCCAAATCGGTTTTGAAATATGATTTTGAACCTTATAATTAACAGCTCGAATCGGAGATAGAGTCTCCCCATAGTTAACGATGACCGGAGATTTTTCCTGTTCGTCCAGCCATCGTTGGAACATTGCCGCGTACAAAAGGCTCCAGGGAATAATGCCTAAAAAACTATTCTGGAGCTCGGAGAAAACTATGTCCGAAAACTCCACGGCACCGACGGTGATTTTCCGATTCGATTTCCTTCCCCAAAATATCAGGAATTTTATATAATTTTTGATTATAGAAATATAAATTTCCACAATATCGGAATAACGCAAATAACTGTCCAAAAAGACTAGATCCCTCTCAAACCGCGCATGGTAACTCGATATCTTCCTCCGCCATGAACGATGCCTAAGAATATCCGCTTTATTAAAATTCAGACGAACC
Encoded here:
- a CDS encoding acyltransferase — its product is MLLRLYSFFRLFLHAIWVDLFFRLRSVFIFGFANILPDFLIFSIFRPLLWRLTGVNIPIFGSCVIRKNVWVESPNGLKIDDKVQINRDVYISSNASVIIEEGVRIAPSVMIITISHEGKNFEQDILSPIHIKKFSHIGAGAVILGGSIIEEGVVVAPNAVLQGDTKPYGVYVGNPARMVSKREFETDITKEESK